A part of Cryptococcus neoformans var. grubii H99 chromosome 6, complete sequence genomic DNA contains:
- a CDS encoding multidrug transporter, which translates to MSTNPAVPKEVPEDADRSSTSTVRGDVFNPVANHQRVMSGDPAGMTNKGFRKQDTQISHLEGQTRPRHRRGDTGDGRHILQEEEAPEVLGFAWSTRKKWTTLTVIFIVQCSMNYNAAVYANGTTFLQEKFDISAQAARVGQMIFLVSYAFGCEAWAPWSEELGRRWILQLSLFLVNIWQILAALAPNFGSVIVARFLGGISSAGGSVTLGMVADLYDPNEQQWAVAFIVFSSVGGSVIGPIVGPFIAANLDWGWICWTQLIFGGFVQILHLLVVPESRATILLDREAKRRREAGEHNIYGPNEVKTFKERFSLHEMVKTSCRPFVMFATEPIVLCLSLLSGFSDALIFTFMEAFTPVYEQWGFDTQHMALAFVPIAIGYFLAYIIYIPPLMKQRKVLRENPDAAPEMRLHPLLYLAPLETIGLFGFAWTSLGPPHVHWIAPMIFSCLVGIANYAIYMSTIDYMVAAYGPYSASATGGNGMARDFLAGIAALYATPFYTNIGGSSYRLHLEWPSTILAIIAFFVAIPIYVFYYYGAWFRQRSKFAMSLAGERIERRVSRLEEKKIDA; encoded by the exons ATGTCTACCAATCCCGCGGTACCCAAGGAGGTGCCAGAAGACGCCGATCGCTCTTCTACATCAACAGTTAGGGGCGACGTTTTTAACCCCGTCGCCAATCACCAAAGAGTCATGAGTGGTGACCCAGCAGGGATGACGAACAAAGGTTTTCGAAAGCAAGATACACAAATTTCCCATTTGGAGGGTCAAACACGACCACGACATCGAAGAGGAGACACCGGAGATGGGCGACATATTttgcaagaagaggaggcacCAGAAGTTTTGGGCTTCGCCTGGTCAacaaggaagaaatggacTACTCTGactgtcatcttcattgTACAATGTTCTATGAACTATAATGCTGCTGTATATGCCAATG GTACTACTTTCCTACAAGAAAAGTTCGATATCAGTGCCCAAGCTGCGCGCGTTGGACAGATGATTTTCCTGGTCTCCTATGCTTTTGGCTGTGAA GCATGGGCTCCATGGTCTGAAGAACTGGGTCGACGATGGATATTACAACTGTCCTTATTCTTAGTCAACA TCTGGCAAATTCTTGCTGCTCTTGCTCCCAATTTTGGTTCTGTTATCGTCGCTCGATTCCTGGGTGGTATTTCGTCCGCCGGTGGTTCCGTTACACTGGGAATGG TTGCTGATCTTTACGATCCAAATGAACAGCAATGGGCTGTAGCATTTAttgtcttctcttctgtcGGA GGAAGTGTTATCGGTCCTATTGTCGGTCCCTTTATTGCCGCTAACCTCGATTG GGGATGGATTTGCTGGACTCAACTCATCTTTGGCGGTTTCGTTCAaatcctccacctccttgtcGTCCCCGAATCTCGAGCtaccatcctcctcgatcGAGAAGCCAAGCGTCGTCGTGAAGCCGGCGAGCACAACATCTATGGTCCTAACGAAGTTAAGACTTTTAAGGAGAGGTTCTCCTTGCACGAGATGGTCAAGACGTCCTGCAGGCCTTTTGTCATGTTTGCGACTGAACCTATCGTACTTTGTTTGTCTTTGCTTTCGGGTTTCAGTGATGCTCTTATCTTCACTTTCATGGAGGCTTTTACCCCTGTTTACG AGCAATGGGGTTTCGACACTCAACACATGGCATTAGCCTTTGTTCC TATCGCCATCGGTTACTTCCTTGCATATATTATATACATTCCCCCCCTGATGAAGCAGCGCAAAGTGTTGAGAGAAAATCCCGATGCCGCTCCCGAAATGCGactccatcctctcttgTACC TCGCGCCTCTTGAGACAATCGGTCTTTTTGGTTTTGCTTGGACTTCCCTCGGTCCTCCCCACGTCCACTGGATTGCACCTATGATCTTCTCTTGTCTTGTCGGTATTGCCAACTACGCCATTTACATGTCTACCATTGACTA TATGGTTGCT GCTTACGGTCCTTATTCTGCTTCTGCGACTGGCGGTAATGGTATGGCCCGTGACTTCTTGGCTGGTATTGCAGCTCTATAT GCCACTCCTT TCTACACCAATATCGGCGGAAGTTCATATCGACTCCATCTCGAATGGCCTTCGACCATTCTTGCTATCATCGCTTTCTTTGTAGCCATCCCCATTTACGTCTTCTACTACTACGGTGCTTGGTTCCGACAACGTTCCAAGTTTGCCATGTCGCTCGCTGGTGAGCGAATTGAGAGGAGGGTATCTAggttggaggagaagaagattgatgCCTAA
- a CDS encoding multidrug transporter, variant, with protein sequence MSTNPAVPKEVPEDADRSSTSTVRGDVFNPVANHQRVMSGDPAGMTNKGFRKQDTQISHLEGQTRPRHRRGDTGDGRHILQEEEAPEVLGFAWSTRKKWTTLTVIFIVQCSMNYNAAVYANGTTFLQEKFDISAQAARVGQMIFLVSYAFGCEAWAPWSEELGRRWILQLSLFLVNIWQILAALAPNFGSVIVARFLGGISSAGGSVTLGMVADLYDPNEQQWAVAFIVFSSVGGSVIGPIVGPFIAANLDWGWICWTQLIFGGFVQILHLLVVPESRATILLDREAKRRREAGEHNIYGPNEVKTFKERFSLHEMVKTSCRPFVMFATEPIVLCLSLLSGFSDALIFTFMEAFTPVYEQWGFDTQHMALAFVPIAIGYFLAYIIYIPPLMKQRKVLRENPDAAPEMRLHPLLYLAPLETIGLFGFAWTSLGPPHVHWIAPMIFSCLVGIANYAIYMSTIDYMVAAYGPYSASATGGNGMARDFLAGIAALYATPCMLHPEI encoded by the exons ATGTCTACCAATCCCGCGGTACCCAAGGAGGTGCCAGAAGACGCCGATCGCTCTTCTACATCAACAGTTAGGGGCGACGTTTTTAACCCCGTCGCCAATCACCAAAGAGTCATGAGTGGTGACCCAGCAGGGATGACGAACAAAGGTTTTCGAAAGCAAGATACACAAATTTCCCATTTGGAGGGTCAAACACGACCACGACATCGAAGAGGAGACACCGGAGATGGGCGACATATTttgcaagaagaggaggcacCAGAAGTTTTGGGCTTCGCCTGGTCAacaaggaagaaatggacTACTCTGactgtcatcttcattgTACAATGTTCTATGAACTATAATGCTGCTGTATATGCCAATG GTACTACTTTCCTACAAGAAAAGTTCGATATCAGTGCCCAAGCTGCGCGCGTTGGACAGATGATTTTCCTGGTCTCCTATGCTTTTGGCTGTGAA GCATGGGCTCCATGGTCTGAAGAACTGGGTCGACGATGGATATTACAACTGTCCTTATTCTTAGTCAACA TCTGGCAAATTCTTGCTGCTCTTGCTCCCAATTTTGGTTCTGTTATCGTCGCTCGATTCCTGGGTGGTATTTCGTCCGCCGGTGGTTCCGTTACACTGGGAATGG TTGCTGATCTTTACGATCCAAATGAACAGCAATGGGCTGTAGCATTTAttgtcttctcttctgtcGGA GGAAGTGTTATCGGTCCTATTGTCGGTCCCTTTATTGCCGCTAACCTCGATTG GGGATGGATTTGCTGGACTCAACTCATCTTTGGCGGTTTCGTTCAaatcctccacctccttgtcGTCCCCGAATCTCGAGCtaccatcctcctcgatcGAGAAGCCAAGCGTCGTCGTGAAGCCGGCGAGCACAACATCTATGGTCCTAACGAAGTTAAGACTTTTAAGGAGAGGTTCTCCTTGCACGAGATGGTCAAGACGTCCTGCAGGCCTTTTGTCATGTTTGCGACTGAACCTATCGTACTTTGTTTGTCTTTGCTTTCGGGTTTCAGTGATGCTCTTATCTTCACTTTCATGGAGGCTTTTACCCCTGTTTACG AGCAATGGGGTTTCGACACTCAACACATGGCATTAGCCTTTGTTCC TATCGCCATCGGTTACTTCCTTGCATATATTATATACATTCCCCCCCTGATGAAGCAGCGCAAAGTGTTGAGAGAAAATCCCGATGCCGCTCCCGAAATGCGactccatcctctcttgTACC TCGCGCCTCTTGAGACAATCGGTCTTTTTGGTTTTGCTTGGACTTCCCTCGGTCCTCCCCACGTCCACTGGATTGCACCTATGATCTTCTCTTGTCTTGTCGGTATTGCCAACTACGCCATTTACATGTCTACCATTGACTA TATGGTTGCT GCTTACGGTCCTTATTCTGCTTCTGCGACTGGCGGTAATGGTATGGCCCGTGACTTCTTGGCTGGTATTGCAGCTCTATAT GCCACTCCTTGTATGTTGCATCCTGAAATTTGA